One genomic region from Pan troglodytes isolate AG18354 chromosome 14, NHGRI_mPanTro3-v2.0_pri, whole genome shotgun sequence encodes:
- the LOC129136760 gene encoding proline-rich protein 20E, with product MEEPRPSKRLRSMAPNQASGGPPPEPGCCVADPEDSVEADGPAQPAQPAKPIAYVKPFRWQPPARPESPRPAERGRRRGGSRRPGRGRGRRAGPRGDAGQRQGAEGVMGPDVHIPLDHHGEPGHQGEPEITETAAFSLSETGPLPGTVQEGPGPDVAQPELGFQEPPTAPGPQAVDWQPALTLYPCIGFRALGDSAVLQVIQTPHGTYVQGVPVFLTDIAY from the exons ATGGAGGAACCAAGGCCTTCGAAGCGACTTCGCTCCATGGCCCCTAATCAAG ccTCAGGTGGGCCTCCTCCAGAGCCAGGCTGCTGTGTTGCGGACCCTGAAGACTCCGTGGAAGCAGATGGGCCCGCACAGCCAGCCCAACCCGCAAAACCCATCGCTTACGTGAAACCCTTCAGATGGCAGCCCCCAGCTCGCCCAGAGTCACCCCGTCCTGCAGAGAGAGGCCGGCGCCGGGGAGGAAGCCGGCGGCCAGGGCGAGGCCGTGGCAGAAGGGCTGGGCCCCGCGGGGACGCTGGCCAGAGACAGGGGGCAGAAGGCGTGATGGGACCGGACGTGCACATCCCACTGGACCACCATGGAGAGCCAGGCCACCAGGGGGAACCGGAAATCACGGAGACCGcagccttctctctttctgaaacaggtcctctgcctggaactgtgCAGGAAGGCCCTGGCCCCGACGTGGCGCAACCTGAGCTGGGGTTTCAGGAGCCGCCCACTGCTCCTGGGCCTCAGGCTGTTGACTGGCAACCCGCGTTGACCCTCTATCCCTGCATCGGGTTTAGGGCTCTGGGTGACTCAGCTGTTTTACAAGTCATTCAAACCCCCCACGGCACCTATGTGCAAGGGGTCCCAGTGTTCCTCACCGACATTGCATATTGA